In Neospora caninum Liverpool complete genome, chromosome Ib, one DNA window encodes the following:
- a CDS encoding putative ATP-dependent RNA helicase — MALLPGEAAASAAPAAAKKKKRNAFEALGLSTPTSLAAIKGLGFSQPTPIQRRAIPLLLKRKDCILMSRTGSGKTACFLLPLLDLLGQHSSVVGVRAVLIAPTRELVAQIHRVCHKLLSSSSLRLCCLLGGENYSKQFLALSRNPDILLTTVGRGTQLLQDKVLSLAAASFLVLDEADRIFELGWKEQLSILFAALPANKQVVLVSATLPGDLVHFAKLGLRDPEFVRLEKECTLSDDLQMQFLFVRGAQKIPTLLFLLKQTIQKKEQVLVFASTRHQATFLQCFCERLAFPSAVIYGAMDQTERVQTLAAFKKGKISVLLVTDVAARGLDIPHLPSVINFDFPSSAKLFVHRVGRTARAGRAGTAFSLVTGDDLPYAVELMSFLGGRLVPPFSSSSGEDPAKEDNPEDLASLKREDACSADTSSSSSSSSSASSSSASSSSASSSSASSSSASSSSASSSASSSSLGNYVLAGPPALIDPFVEFCEHLLHTDEDVAAASKTASSANVMYYKTRPSASRQSVERAKSLLAQCGGAMVLSAFSHPCFSPSLGDAEAPAPSAAGSEGEKGPSRPSGALADGSRIKGEVLFRLQNYRPTIGERGSVLSATVMRGMHMKKSEMLRYRNLLQELRQSGVDSTLDKREEDDFPRVSGYEADESDRDEDGLKDARRPSVCSLDQETGEDSEAEMEGSGESHVRTRRRAQSESEIRTRPSASLAKQAPSRSQRKPRSALESDGSPRASPASSVLSGLLGSTPNGGTWAKLRVSKRRLRRTAKQLGISASSAAAKERSLSLLQERRAQEGDRLGDSGDEAEDEGLRRKGGFYLDLKRDTCREKTQETLLRLDEAAMDLIADEDDDMKRQRATEQQRWDPKKRKYIMMKVDSATGRAVKRKRGTDKQEEKTSSAHRYAQWCRETKRRIQRVGEEESPELTAAAPRDKRGRGRGADKNFVSSSESDGEGPGPASGRLLAFTDKHKGIKEALQKGVKLTHKQKRIVKKLQADVLSSGSQRWGKGAAAATLPTVEQIAKKRRRDQQLRLRHDKKKAMEEARKGKEKWMKRQQAKAAQKGAKNRSFMIVKKSKSQKRSRPGRR, encoded by the exons ATGGCTTTACTTCCGGGTGAGGCTGCTGCGTCAGCGGCACCTGCtgctgcgaagaagaagaagcggaatgCGTTCGAGGCTCTGGGTTTGTCGACGCCGACGTCTCTGGCGGCGATTAAGGGTCTGGGCTTCTCTCAGCCGACGCCCATTCAGCGCCGAGCCATTCCGCTGCTGCTCAAGCGCAAAGACTGCATCTTGATGTCGCGCACGGGGTCTGGGAAAACTGCCTGTTTCCTCCTTCCGCTCCTCGACCTCCTGGGGCAGCACAGCTCAGTCGTCGGCGTGCGGGCGGTCCTGATTGCTCCCACGCGCGAGTTGGTTGCGCAGATTCACCGAGTCTGCCACAAGCTCCTCAGCAGCAgttcgctgcgtctctgctgtctcctcggcggcgAGAACTACTCGAAGCAGTTTCTCGCCTTGTCGCGCAACCCGGATATTCTCCTCACGACCGTCGGTCGCGGCACACAGCTGCTCCAGGACAAGGTTCTGAgtctcgccgccgcgagtttcctcgtcctcgacgAGGCCGATCGGATCTTTGAGCTCGGTTGGAAAGAACAACTTTCCATCTTATTTGCTGCGCTCCCCGCGAACAAGCaagtcgtcctcgtctcggCCACGCTCCCTGGCGATCTCGTCCACTTTGCGAAACTCGGACTCCGCGATCCCGAATTCGTCCGCCTCGAAAAAGAGTGCACCCTCAGCGACGACCTCCAAATGCAGTTCCTCTTCGTCAGAGGTGCCCAAAAAATACCcactcttcttttcctgctcaAGCAAACCATTCAG aagaaagagcaagTTCTGGTCTTTGCGTCGACGCGTCATCAAGCGACTTTTCTTCAGTGCTTCTGCGAGCGCCTTGCCTTCCCCTCGGCTGTCATCTACGGCGCGATGGACCAGACGGAGCGCGTCCAAACTCTCGCTGCGTTCAAAAAAG GAAAGATCTCTGTTCTTTTGGTGACTGACGTCGCGGCGCGGGGTCTCGACATTCCGCATCTTCCTTCCGTCATCAACTTCGATTTCCCGTCGTCTGCGAAGCTGTTTGTGCATCGCGTGGGGCGCACAGCACGTGCCGGCAG GGCGGGCACGGCGTTCTCGCTCGTCACTGGCGACGATTTGCCTTATGCTGTCGAGCTGATGAGTTTCCTCGGCGGCCGTCTCGTTCCacccttttcctcgtcttccggaGAAGACCCTGCAAAAGAAGATAATCCCGAAGATCTTGCTTCCCTcaaacgcgaagacgcctgCTCGGCAGacacctcttcttcctcttcttcctcttcatccgcctcttcttcatccgcctcttcttcatccgcctcttcttcatccgcctcttcttcatccgcctcttcttcatccgcctcttcttcggcctcttcctcctctttggGGAACTACGTTCTGGCGGGTCCTCCTGCGTTGATTGATCCGTTTGTGGAATTTTGTGAACATCTTTTGCACACCGACGAGGACGTCGCAGCTGCCAGCAAGACTGCGTCCTCGGCGAACGTGATGTACTACAAGACGCGtccctcggcgtctcggcAGAGCGTGGAGCGGGCGAAGAGTCTCCTCGCGCAGTGCGGCGGCGCCATGGTTTTGTCGGCCTTCTCCCAtccctgtttctcgccttctctcggcgaCGCCGAAGCTCCTGCACCAAGCGCGGCAGGTtccgaaggcgagaaagggcCGAGCCGACCCAGCGGCGCGCTGGCCGACGGCTCCCGAATAAAGGGCGAAGTGCTCTTTCGCCTGCAGAACTACCGGCCGACGATCGGCGAGCGCGGGAGCGTCTTGTCGGCGACGGTGATGCGCGGCATGCACATGAAGAAGTCCGAAATGCTTCGGTACCGGAACCTGCTCCAAGAGCTGCGTCAGTCTGGGGTGGATTCCACTTTGgacaaacgcgaagaagacgacttCCCCCGCGTCAGCGGGTACGAAGCCGACGAGAGCGaccgcgacgaagacggtTTGAAGGATGCCCGCCGACCCTCCGTCTGCAGCCTCGACCAGGAGACTGGCGAGGACAGTGAGGCGGAAATGGAAGGCAGTGGGGAAAGTCACGTGCGCACGCGGCGCAGAGCCCAGAGCGAGTCGGAAATCCGCACACGACCTTCGGCCTCGCTGGCGAAACAGGCGCCTTCCCGCAGTCAGCGGAAGCCTCGGAGCGCcctcgagagcgacggatccccgcgcgcgtcgcccgcgtcctctgtcctctctggGCTCCTCGGCTCGACGCCCAACGGTGGGACGTGGGCGAAGCTCCGCGTGAGCaagcggcggctgcggcgcacTGCCAAGCAATTGGGcatctctgcctcgtcggccgccgcgaaggaacggtcgctgtctctgctccagGAACGTCGCGCACAGGAAGGCGACCGGCTCGGCGACAgtggcgacgaggcggaggacgagggTCTGAGGCGGAAGGGCGGATTTTACCTCGACCTCAAGCGCGACacgtgcagagaaaagacgcaggaaacgcTCCTCAGACTGGATGAAGCCGCCATGGATTTGAtcgccgacgaagacgacgacatGAAGCGACAGCGAGCGACGGAACAGCAACG ATGGGACCccaagaagaggaagtaCATCATGATGAAAGTGGACAGCGCGACTGGGCGAGCGGTAAAGCGCAAGCGCGGCACCGACaagcaagaggagaaaac AAGCAGCGCACATCGCTATGCACAGTGGTGTCGGGAAACAAAACGAAGGATTCAGAGagttggagaagaagaaagtccTGAGCTTACGGCTGCAGCgccgagagacaagagaggcagaggacgCGGTGCGGACAAAAACTTCGTTTCGTCGTCAG AGTCCGACGGGGAGGGGCCAGGCCCTGCCTCGGGACGGCTCCTTGCATTTACGGACAAACACaaag GTATCAAAGAAGCTCTGCAGAAGGGTGTGAAACTCACGCACAAGCAGAAGAGAATCGTGAAAAAACTCCAAGCAGATGTCCTATCCTCGGGATCGCAACGTTGGGGAAAGGGTGCAGCGGCTGCCACTCTGCCCACTGTCGAGCAG ATCGCCAAGAAACGCCGAAGGGATCAGCAGCTTCGTCTGCGTCACGACAAGAAGAAGGCAATGGAAGAAg